A DNA window from Agarivorans sp. TSD2052 contains the following coding sequences:
- a CDS encoding nitrogen fixation protein NifQ — translation MSSTNANANAYPPFISQRWLGALSNIFQPISVENRRWFRQMSIAQLTGSSSLPHGLGLDNASYLELKRVINNNEVEQQELLWLEPSHQLIRKRAAVFAEVSDLRAQERNELIALLMQYANDEEPYAVQMAVIIASASLSQIHLWRSLGLSNRAELSELIRHNFPMLHAMNTKNMRWKRFFYRQLCEQEGDYICRAPSCVECSSYAECFV, via the coding sequence ATGAGTAGCACTAACGCTAATGCAAATGCTTATCCCCCTTTTATTAGTCAAAGATGGTTAGGGGCATTAAGTAATATTTTTCAGCCAATATCCGTGGAAAACCGTCGATGGTTTCGTCAGATGAGTATTGCTCAGTTAACTGGCAGCTCCTCGTTACCGCATGGTTTAGGTTTAGATAACGCCAGTTATCTTGAATTAAAACGTGTCATCAATAACAACGAAGTGGAACAGCAAGAGTTATTATGGCTAGAGCCAAGTCATCAATTAATTCGTAAACGGGCAGCGGTATTTGCGGAAGTTTCTGATTTACGCGCCCAAGAACGTAATGAGCTGATCGCTTTACTGATGCAATATGCCAATGATGAAGAACCCTATGCTGTTCAAATGGCGGTTATTATTGCCAGTGCTAGCCTGTCTCAAATTCACTTGTGGCGCAGTTTAGGGTTAAGTAATCGTGCCGAACTAAGTGAACTGATTAGGCATAACTTCCCTATGCTGCATGCCATGAATACCAAGAACATGCGTTGGAAACGTTTCTTTTATCGGCAACTGTGTGAACAAGAGGGAGATTATATATGCCGGGCACCAAGTTGTGTGGAGTGTAGTAGTTATGCCGAGTGTTTTGTTTAG
- a CDS encoding 4Fe-4S dicluster domain-containing protein yields MALSITQACIGCFACKEVCPKNAVTVAEQGFMIVEHRCDECRSNTNGPQCGQICPVETAITDNQGRALNPPGSLSGIPQKSHVIAMTK; encoded by the coding sequence ATGGCATTATCAATTACCCAAGCCTGTATTGGCTGTTTTGCCTGTAAAGAAGTGTGCCCTAAAAATGCGGTGACAGTTGCCGAGCAAGGCTTCATGATCGTTGAGCATCGTTGTGATGAATGTCGTAGCAACACTAATGGACCTCAATGTGGACAAATTTGCCCGGTGGAAACTGCCATTACCGATAATCAGGGGCGGGCGCTTAATCCACCGGGTTCATTAAGTGGTATACCTCAAAAAAGTCATGTTATAGCGATGACAAAATAG